Proteins encoded within one genomic window of Brassica rapa cultivar Chiifu-401-42 chromosome A09, CAAS_Brap_v3.01, whole genome shotgun sequence:
- the LOC103838384 gene encoding flavin-containing monooxygenase FMO GS-OX-like 4, translated as MAPSLSPLRSHHVAVIGAGAAGLVAARELRREGHSVVVFERQKQVGGTWIYTDHVEPDPLSVDPTRPVVHSSVYATLRTNLPRECMGYIDFPFVARSGGDQRRFPSHGEVLAYLQEFAKEFKIEEVIRFETAVERVAPATEGGSGKWRVESTETEKRVRRDEVYDAVVVCNGHYIEPRLAEIPGISSWPGKEMHSHNYRTPEPFKDQVVVLIGNSASAVDISRDIAGHAKEVHVAGRSNPADTYIKQPGYSNLWMHSMIERVNKDGSVVFQNGQTILVDVIMHCTGYKYHFPFLETNGSVTVDDNRVGPLYKNVFPPELAPWLSFIGIPWQVVPFPLFELQSKWIAGVLSGRIMLPSKEDMMNDIKSLYATLEAQGIQKRYTHRMGIAQFEYNDWLATQCGCPGTEEWRKEMYLTTGVRKRTTPETYRDEWEDHHLISQASQDFSLYTH; from the exons ATGGCACCTTCCCTATCACCACTCAGATCTCACCACGTGGCTGTCATCGGAGCCGGAGCCGCCGGTCTAGTCGCGGCGAGGGAGCTTCGCCGCGAAGGCCACTCCGTCGTCGTTTTCGAGAGGCAGAAACAGGTCGGAGGAACATGGATCTACACCGACCACGTCGAGCCGGATCCGCTGAGCGtagacccgacccgacccgttGTTCACTCGAGCGTATACGCCACTCTCCGGACCAACCTCCCTCGCGAGTGCATGGGATACATAGACTTCCCGTTCGTGGCCCGATCCGGAGGCGATCAGAGGAGGTTTCCGAGCCACGGAGAGGTTCTTGCGTATCTGCAAGAGTTTGCTAAGGAGTTTAAGATCGAGGAGGTGATACGGTTCGAGACGGCGGTTGAGAGGGTTGCTCCGGCGACGGAGGGTGGGAGCGGGAAGTGGAGGGTTGAATCTACGGAGACGGAGAAGAGAGTTCGTCGCGATGAGGTTTACGATGCTGTTGTTGTTTGTAATGGGCATTACATTGAACCTCGTCTTGCTGAGATTCCTG GGATAAGTTCTTGGCCAGGGAAGGAGATGCATAGCCATAACTATCGTACCCCTGAACCTTTTAAAGACCAG GTCGTTGTTCTTATTGGGAACTCTGCAAGTGCTGTTGATATAAGTAGAGACATTGCTGGACATGCCAAAGAGGTTCATGTGGCTGGTAGGTCAAATCCAGCTGATACCTATATCAAACAGCCCGGTTACAGTAACCTGTGGATGCATTCAATG ATTGAGCGTGTCAATAAGGATGGTTCTGTAGTTTTTCAAAACGGGCAAACGATTTTGGTTGATGTTATCATGCATTGCACTGGGTACAAGTATCACTTCCCGTTTCTTGAAACCAATGGAAGTGTTACCGTAGATGATAACCGTGTCGGTCCATTGTACAAAAATGTCTTCCCTCCAGAATTAGCACCGTGGCTCTCCTTCATCGGGATACCATGGCAG GTTGTACCATTTCCTTTGTTTGAGCTGCAAAGCAAGTGGATCGCGGGTGTTTTGTCGGGTCGGATTATGCTTCCATCAAAGGAAGATATGATGAATGATATCAAATCCTTGTATGCGACGCTTGAAGCTCAAGGGATTCAAAAGAGATATACTCATCGTATGGGTATTGCCCAA TTTGAGTACAATGATTGGTTGGCTACGCAATGTGGATGCCCAGGAACAGAGGAGTGGAGGAAAGAGATGTATTTAACGACTGGTGTGAGGAAGAGAACAACACCAGAGACGTACAGAGACGAATGGGAAGATCATCACTTGATTTCTCAAGCTTCCCAAGATTTCTCTTTATATACACATTAA
- the LOC103838529 gene encoding RING finger protein 44-like — MNHLTPYTLVLSDKKNPACSSPKRTLTMKIKRPNTQQTTIRISIALRISSNGHLDDGTISDMEYMLQYHEINFDSVTEIIDETTNYVAGVILTLEDVTVTDLDVIVKVTDFNPQAWSRIDLDVYTIDLRSNRRESIPSKENDICAICHNELGASGDLNTLVCNHSYHHQCILGWIKMNLTCPVCRTMLA, encoded by the coding sequence ATGAATCATCTAACACCGTATACCTTGGTTCTAAGCGACAAAAAGAATCCAGCTTGCTCATCTCCCAAACGAACCCTCACCATGAAGATCAAGAGGCCCAACACCCAGCAAACAACAATCAGAATATCAATAGCACTGAGGATATCAAGTAATGGCCACCTAGACGACGGTACAATCAGCGATATGGAGTACATGCTTCAGTATCATGAAATCAACTTTGACTCGGTGACAGAAATTATAGATGAGACTACTAACTATGTCGCAGGCGTTATTCTAACACTCGAAGATGTCACAGTTACAGATCTAGATGTAATTGTTAAGGTTACTGACTTCAACCCACAAGCTTGGAGTAGAATTGATCTCGACGTCTATACAATCGACCTGCGAAGCAACAGAAGAGAGTCCATCCCCAGCAAAGAGAATGACATCTGCGCAATTTGCCACAACGAGCTTGGTGCAAGTGGAGATTTGAACACTTTGGTATGCAACCATTCATATCATCACCAGTGCATCTTAGGCTGGATCAAGATGAACTTAACCTGCCCAGTATGCAGAACAATGCTTGCTTAG
- the FMOGS-OX1 gene encoding flavin-containing monooxygenase FMO GS-OX2, whose product MAPAQNLVSSKHVAVIGAGASGLIAARELHREGHTVVVFEREKQVGGLWIYSPKSESDPLGLDPTRPIVHSSVYESLRTNLPRECMGFRDFPFVPCVDDFSRDSRRYPSHREVLAYLQDFAREFKIEEMVRFETEVVRVEPVDGKWRVRSKNSDDLSEDEIFDAVVVCSGHYTEPYVAHIPGIKSWPGKQIHSHNYRVPGPFKNEVVVVIGNFASGADISRDVAKVAKEVHVASRGSEASTYEKLSVPTNNLWIHSEIETACDDGSIVFKNGKAVHADTVVYCTGYKYKFPFLETNGYMSIDDNRVEPLYKHVFPPALAPGLSFVGLPGMGIQFVMFEIQSKWVAAVLSGRVTLPAPEKMMEDLIASYAMLEALGIPKRYTHKLGKIQSNYLDWVAEECGCQPVEPWRTQQVDRGYERLVSNPENYRDEWDDDDLIKEAYEDFASKKLISFLPSYFPKSGR is encoded by the exons ATGGCACCAGCTCAAAACCTAGTCAGTTCGAAACACGTAGCGGTGATCGGAGCCGGAGCATCCGGGTTAATAGCGGCCAGAGAGCTCCATCGTGAAGGTCACACCGTCGTCGTTTTTGAGCGGGAGAAACAAGTGGGAGGTCTCTGGATTTACTCACCTAAATCTGAATCCGACCCGCTTGGTCTCGACCCGACAAGACCTATAGTTCACTCGAGTGTCTACGAGTCTCTCCGAACCAACCTCCCGAGAGAGTGTATGGGTTTCAGGGATTTTCCGTTCGTGCCATGTGTTGATGACTTTTCAAGAGACTCGAGAAGGTATCCGAGCCACAGGGAAGTTCTTGCGTACCTTCAAGACTTTGCTAGAGAGTTTAAAATAGAGGAGATGGTCCGGTTCGAGACCGAGGTGGTTCGGGTTGAGCCGGTTGATGGAAAATGGAGGGTCCGATCCAAAAACTCCGATGATCTCTCCGAAGATGAGATCTTTGACGCAGTCGTTGTTTGCAGTGGGCATTATACCGAACCTTATGTTGCTCATATTCCTG ggATAAAATCATGGCCAGGAAAGCAGATCCATAGCCATAACTACAGAGTTCCGGGTCCATTCAAAAATGAG GTGGTGGTGGTCATCGGAAATTTTGCGAGCGGTGCCGATATTAGTAGAGACGTAGCTAAGGTCGCCAAAGAAGTCCACGTTGCGTCTAGAGGGAGTGAAGCTAGTACGTATGAGAAGCTTTCCGTGCCCACCAACAATCTATGGATTCATTCTGAG ATAGAGACTGCATGTGATGATGGTTCAATTGTTTTCAAAAATGGGAAGGCGGTTCATGCAGATACTGTTGTGTATTGTACCGG GTACAAGTATAAGTTTCCATTTCTTGAAACCAATGGTTATATGAGCATTGATGATAACCGCGTTGAACCTTTGTACAAACATGTCTTTCCACCGGCGCTTGCCCCAGGGCTTTCTTTTGTTGGTTTACCAGGGATG GGCATACAATTCGTCATGTTTGAAATCCAAAGCAAATGGGTAGCTGCAGTTTTGTCTGGACGAGTTACACTTCCTGCACCAGAAAAAATGATGGAAGATCTTATTGCATCGTATGCCATGCTTGAAGCGTTAGGTATTCCCAAGAGATATACACATAAATTGGGTAAAATTCAG TCTAATTATCTTGACTGGGTCGCAGAAGAATGTGGTTGTCAGCCTGTTGAGCCTTGGAGAACTCAACAAGTTGACCGTGGTTATGAGAGACTTGTTTCTAACCCTGAAAATTACCGCGATGAATGGGACGACGATGATCTCATAAAAGAAGCGTACGAGGATTTTGCTAGTAAGAAGTTGATTAGCTTTCTTCCTTCTTATTTCCCCAAATCAGGAAGATGA